A genome region from Alicyclobacillus acidocaldarius subsp. acidocaldarius DSM 446 includes the following:
- a CDS encoding anthranilate synthase component II yields MLLMIDNFDSFTYNLVQYCLELGADVVVRRNDVSLEELKALRPAGVLVSPGPCSPREAGVSVDAIRYFAGRVPLLGVCLGHQSLGYAYGGKVVRAREPVHGKTSMILHNGSDPLFRDIPSPFRATRYHSLVVDRESLPDAFVVTAEVDGYIMAMRHRPTGAVGVQFHPESILTDHGKTMIRNFLADVA; encoded by the coding sequence ATGCTGTTGATGATCGACAACTTTGACTCGTTTACTTACAACCTCGTTCAATATTGTTTGGAACTAGGTGCCGACGTGGTCGTGCGCCGCAACGACGTGTCCTTGGAGGAGCTGAAGGCGTTGCGGCCGGCAGGTGTCCTGGTGTCTCCCGGCCCGTGTTCCCCGCGCGAAGCGGGTGTTTCGGTGGATGCCATTCGATACTTCGCGGGGCGCGTCCCTCTGTTGGGCGTGTGCCTGGGCCATCAGTCCCTCGGGTACGCGTACGGAGGCAAAGTCGTCCGCGCGCGCGAACCGGTTCACGGGAAAACCTCGATGATTCTCCACAACGGTTCAGACCCCTTGTTTCGCGACATCCCCTCTCCGTTTCGGGCTACGAGATATCACTCCCTGGTCGTGGATCGCGAGTCGCTTCCCGACGCGTTCGTCGTCACGGCCGAGGTGGACGGTTACATCATGGCCATGCGCCACCGGCCGACGGGCGCGGTGGGCGTGCAGTTTCACCCGGAGAGCATCCTGACCGACCACGGGAAGACCATGATCCGCAACTTTTTGGCGGACGTGGCGTGA
- the argB gene encoding acetylglutamate kinase, translating into MGVIVIKLGGSLEGGAEMALAGAVQEVRRRGWPVVLVHGGGPRISKRLRDAGIELPFVNGLRQTTSEAMPHVVAALAECNRDIAEALARHGVPVAAFADGEVVVAKDVGRHRTGDVAAIRVDPVRAAVASGRVPVIAPFGRDAAGQPYNINADHVASHIARALGATRLVFLTDVPGIYRDFEAGDLLLDTTARELEHLLQAGAFSTGMIPKVNAVLHAVQHGVREVWVVDGRDQEAVRMAALGMSERRAAGTRLAAHTEGVTA; encoded by the coding sequence ATGGGCGTGATCGTCATCAAGCTCGGAGGGTCGCTCGAAGGGGGCGCCGAGATGGCGCTCGCAGGCGCCGTGCAGGAGGTCAGGCGGCGAGGATGGCCGGTGGTATTGGTGCACGGGGGCGGGCCGCGCATTTCCAAGCGGCTTCGGGATGCGGGCATCGAGTTGCCGTTTGTGAATGGGCTCCGGCAGACCACCTCGGAAGCCATGCCGCACGTGGTGGCCGCGCTCGCCGAATGCAACCGCGACATCGCGGAAGCCTTGGCCCGGCACGGCGTGCCCGTGGCCGCATTTGCCGATGGTGAGGTCGTCGTGGCGAAGGACGTGGGACGCCATCGCACGGGGGACGTGGCCGCTATCCGCGTCGATCCGGTGCGGGCGGCGGTGGCATCGGGGCGGGTGCCGGTGATTGCGCCGTTCGGCCGCGACGCCGCTGGGCAGCCCTACAACATCAACGCGGACCATGTCGCGAGTCACATCGCGCGCGCACTCGGCGCGACACGGCTGGTGTTTCTGACGGACGTGCCGGGCATCTACCGCGACTTTGAAGCGGGCGATCTGCTGCTCGACACGACCGCACGTGAACTGGAGCACCTCCTCCAGGCGGGCGCGTTCAGCACGGGCATGATTCCCAAGGTGAACGCCGTGCTGCACGCCGTCCAACACGGGGTGCGCGAAGTCTGGGTGGTGGACGGCCGGGACCAAGAGGCTGTGCGAATGGCCGCGCTAGGAATGAGCGAGAGGCGAGCCGCTGGAACGAGGCTTGCCGCGCATACAGAAGGAGTGACGGCATGA
- a CDS encoding glycoside hydrolase family 2 TIM barrel-domain containing protein — protein MRVEQKYVESFYPPSDYRLPPRAFFIPHSTEREALARGFYRASTQVLPLEGKWKFRLFDNPRAVPTDVTWIDFDDSSWEEIHVPSNWQMEGYGRPHYTNVMYPFPVDPPRVPSENPTGCYRTKFFLTHHDVGRVHLRFEGVDGLYQVYVNGHDIGFGYGSRLPSEFDITDFVHAGDNVLVVVVCQWSAQSYLEDQDMWWLSGIFRDVYILKRPQIYLSDVRVRALLGTDGRTGCLHVEVEIGGILSRDKPVPLRFKLIDSIGDSEILENTMLSDGFATYEAEIPNVRPWTAETPNLYTLLVSIDPDSLYAEHVALQVGFRRIEIADGQLKINGVPIVLKGVNRHEHDARLGRALTLDVMIRDVQMMKQNNINAVRTSHYPHHPVFYDLCDRYGLYVLDEADLECHGFALTGNWDRLSDDPQLEQAYVDRLERMICRDRNHACVIMWSLGNESGYGRNHRAMAERARAIDPTRPVHYEGETRRLLELGSDLQHAVMDVYSTMYTSVDELSRLGELELPKPHILCEFAHAMGNGPGGLKEYVELFYQQRRLQGGFVWEWIDHGILAYTSDGRPYFAYGGDFGDVPNDLNFVIDGLLFPDRTPSPGLFEYKKAIEPVRVLEFDRSSGIIKVQNRYDFLCLDCLVAEWSLQDEQSVLAGGILELEPVPPRSIGQIRVPCAEILNRHRDRCLTLTVRFLLRHPTDYAPAFHEVASFCEYVERSCQNASIDIYRPVTRFEIVEKGSSLCIYDDSFSVEFDLLRGRISGVGYRGSQIIMSPLSMSFWRAPTDNDDPPNREMFSVAKVWRDYGVDRLSESVSNIEIKKHDNVVRALVESRVAPAGLSWGMALQYEYIFLRGGLVMVRICGKPEGAYPPTLPRIGLLTTIHLDFEYVSWFGRGPGESYRDSKESQLIGRYRRLADELYTPYVYPQENGNRTDVYWISITNKYMEGLFITGPQPLNFQVSRFSVEDLERARHPYELEESPWRYLRIDFSHHGLGSASCGPGPLPEHQLRTEPFEWTLCFAPLARHEIDESILHQVVTERLKFI, from the coding sequence ATGCGAGTGGAACAGAAATATGTCGAGAGCTTCTACCCTCCTTCGGACTATCGGTTGCCCCCTCGTGCGTTCTTCATACCGCACTCGACAGAGCGAGAAGCGCTCGCACGCGGATTCTACCGTGCGTCGACACAAGTGTTACCATTAGAAGGAAAGTGGAAGTTTCGCCTGTTTGACAATCCTCGCGCTGTGCCGACGGACGTGACTTGGATCGATTTCGACGACTCCTCATGGGAAGAAATACACGTGCCGTCGAACTGGCAGATGGAGGGCTATGGACGGCCACACTACACAAACGTGATGTACCCCTTTCCTGTTGACCCGCCCCGGGTTCCTTCGGAAAACCCGACGGGTTGTTACAGAACCAAATTTTTTCTGACACATCACGATGTAGGCAGGGTACACTTGAGGTTTGAAGGGGTCGACGGATTGTATCAAGTTTACGTGAACGGTCATGATATCGGTTTCGGATATGGTAGCCGATTGCCCTCGGAATTTGATATTACGGACTTTGTTCATGCCGGTGACAATGTACTTGTCGTGGTTGTGTGTCAGTGGTCAGCTCAGTCTTATCTTGAAGATCAGGACATGTGGTGGTTGTCTGGGATTTTTAGAGACGTATACATTCTGAAGAGACCTCAGATCTATTTATCCGATGTTCGGGTTCGAGCACTCTTGGGGACTGACGGACGGACAGGGTGTTTACATGTAGAAGTGGAGATTGGGGGAATTTTATCACGCGATAAGCCTGTTCCCTTGAGGTTTAAGCTGATTGATAGCATAGGGGATAGTGAAATCCTTGAAAACACGATGTTGTCCGATGGATTCGCGACTTACGAGGCCGAGATCCCTAACGTACGACCGTGGACAGCGGAAACGCCCAACCTGTATACGTTGCTGGTATCAATAGATCCGGATTCCTTGTACGCGGAACATGTTGCGTTACAAGTAGGATTTAGGAGAATTGAGATTGCCGATGGGCAGCTGAAGATCAATGGAGTCCCTATTGTGCTCAAAGGAGTAAACAGGCATGAGCACGACGCCCGTCTGGGCCGAGCTTTGACGCTGGATGTGATGATTCGCGATGTGCAGATGATGAAACAGAACAACATTAATGCCGTTCGTACCAGTCATTACCCTCACCATCCTGTGTTCTATGATCTGTGTGATCGCTACGGTTTGTATGTTCTAGACGAAGCTGATCTCGAGTGCCACGGCTTCGCATTGACAGGGAACTGGGACCGATTGAGTGACGACCCGCAGTTGGAACAGGCGTACGTTGATCGCCTGGAGCGGATGATCTGCCGCGACCGCAATCATGCGTGTGTAATTATGTGGTCTCTTGGTAATGAGTCTGGGTATGGTCGTAACCATAGAGCCATGGCAGAACGGGCAAGGGCCATAGACCCGACGAGACCCGTACACTACGAAGGTGAAACAAGGAGGCTGCTAGAGCTTGGTTCTGATTTACAACACGCCGTGATGGATGTGTACAGCACAATGTACACATCCGTCGATGAATTGAGCAGGCTTGGGGAATTGGAGCTTCCTAAACCACATATATTATGTGAATTTGCCCATGCGATGGGGAACGGGCCAGGTGGTCTTAAGGAGTACGTTGAGCTATTTTATCAACAGCGAAGGTTGCAGGGTGGGTTTGTATGGGAGTGGATTGATCACGGAATTCTGGCCTATACATCTGATGGCAGACCGTACTTCGCGTACGGCGGTGATTTTGGAGATGTTCCGAACGACTTAAATTTCGTTATTGACGGACTGTTATTTCCTGACCGAACTCCTTCGCCGGGGCTTTTCGAGTACAAGAAAGCAATTGAGCCGGTAAGAGTTCTTGAGTTCGATCGTTCATCAGGGATCATCAAGGTCCAGAACCGCTATGATTTTCTCTGTCTCGATTGCCTAGTAGCGGAGTGGTCGCTTCAGGATGAACAGTCAGTGTTGGCCGGTGGCATACTTGAACTAGAGCCAGTACCACCCAGGAGCATTGGACAAATAAGGGTACCATGCGCCGAAATCCTTAATCGGCACAGAGATCGGTGCTTGACTCTGACTGTAAGATTCCTTTTGCGCCACCCAACCGACTATGCGCCAGCGTTCCACGAAGTTGCGAGTTTTTGCGAGTATGTTGAACGCAGTTGCCAGAATGCAAGCATCGACATATATCGGCCGGTTACAAGATTTGAAATCGTAGAAAAGGGTAGTAGTCTATGCATCTATGACGATTCGTTCTCCGTTGAGTTCGATTTGCTACGGGGGAGGATCTCTGGGGTAGGATATCGTGGCTCACAAATCATTATGTCACCGCTCTCAATGTCGTTTTGGAGAGCGCCTACAGATAATGACGATCCACCGAATCGAGAAATGTTTTCGGTTGCCAAAGTATGGCGCGATTACGGTGTCGATCGGCTCTCAGAGTCCGTGTCAAACATAGAAATCAAAAAACATGACAACGTCGTGCGCGCTCTAGTTGAGTCGCGTGTCGCGCCTGCCGGGCTCTCCTGGGGTATGGCGTTGCAGTATGAGTACATTTTCTTACGCGGTGGGTTGGTCATGGTACGAATTTGCGGTAAACCCGAAGGAGCTTATCCTCCAACCTTGCCTCGTATAGGACTGTTAACGACCATTCACCTCGACTTCGAATACGTGAGTTGGTTTGGACGAGGACCCGGTGAGAGTTACCGCGATTCTAAGGAGTCACAACTCATTGGGAGATATAGGAGGTTGGCTGATGAACTTTATACCCCGTATGTGTATCCGCAAGAGAACGGTAATCGGACAGATGTGTATTGGATCTCGATTACAAATAAATACATGGAGGGTCTGTTCATAACAGGCCCACAACCTTTGAATTTTCAAGTGAGCAGATTCAGTGTGGAGGACCTCGAGCGCGCTCGGCATCCATATGAGTTAGAAGAAAGTCCTTGGAGATACCTCCGAATTGACTTTTCTCACCATGGGCTTGGCAGCGCGAGTTGTGGTCCTGGTCCTCTTCCTGAGCATCAATTGCGTACTGAGCCATTCGAATGGACTCTGTGCTTCGCACCCCTCGCGCGACACGAGATCGATGAGTCGATCCTCCATCAAGTGGTCACGGAAAGGTTGAAGTTCATTTAG
- a CDS encoding carbohydrate ABC transporter permease — MSTIQRESVVTERGTRSLTQLLRFLRQPGVPLWIPYVFITPFFIIFAVFMLYPIVDTLVLSFENWSTVQSTWVGIQNYRLVITDPAFWTSLLNDAFILLIQVPFMLFIATLLAVALNARFLKLKWLFRLLIFFPVLVDAVTYTIAFQLIFNPSFGMMNYLLHLVGLPSINWIGNSWAARLAIFLVVTWRWTGYNAIIILSGLQNIPEEVYESAVVDGAGRVRTFFQITLPLLRPVILFCTILSTVGTLQLFTEPYILTGGGPGNATETPMLYLYNIGFQNYNFGLASAGTYILTTIIAILSYFQIRVSRGGDYSA, encoded by the coding sequence GTGTCTACTATTCAGCGAGAATCCGTCGTCACAGAGAGAGGAACTCGCTCGCTAACGCAGCTATTGCGTTTTCTGCGGCAACCTGGCGTTCCTTTGTGGATACCTTATGTGTTCATTACTCCCTTTTTCATCATATTTGCTGTTTTTATGCTCTATCCGATTGTCGATACTTTGGTCCTCTCCTTTGAAAACTGGTCCACTGTTCAGTCGACATGGGTTGGAATTCAAAATTATCGACTCGTGATAACAGACCCAGCGTTTTGGACTTCTCTACTGAATGACGCCTTCATTCTGCTTATTCAAGTTCCGTTTATGTTGTTCATTGCTACACTCCTAGCGGTCGCTTTGAATGCGCGCTTTCTCAAGCTGAAGTGGCTGTTCAGGCTCCTGATCTTCTTCCCGGTTCTGGTGGACGCGGTAACGTACACGATAGCATTTCAGTTAATTTTTAATCCTAGTTTCGGGATGATGAACTACCTTCTGCACCTTGTAGGGCTGCCGTCTATCAACTGGATAGGGAACTCGTGGGCTGCACGGTTGGCTATTTTTCTTGTGGTGACATGGAGATGGACTGGATATAACGCGATTATCATACTGTCCGGCCTTCAAAACATTCCTGAGGAGGTATATGAATCTGCCGTCGTCGACGGAGCAGGACGCGTGCGTACGTTCTTCCAAATCACCTTGCCTTTGCTGCGTCCGGTGATTCTCTTCTGTACGATCTTATCGACCGTTGGTACCTTACAGCTTTTCACGGAACCGTACATTCTAACAGGCGGTGGCCCCGGGAATGCAACAGAAACACCAATGTTGTATTTGTATAACATAGGATTTCAGAACTATAACTTCGGTCTCGCTTCGGCAGGAACGTACATCTTAACGACGATTATTGCCATACTCTCGTATTTTCAGATAAGAGTCTCTCGTGGGGGCGACTACAGTGCGTGA
- the argC gene encoding N-acetyl-gamma-glutamyl-phosphate reductase, giving the protein MSNVRVGIVGPTGYAGMELVRLVAGHPRMTLVYLAGSGARTGPLDAHLPHLHVLADALPPVEPLDVHKAADLCDLVFVALPSGESGRVAWEIAQAGLDRGVKVIDLSGDLRLPPEAYEAWYGRPPLPREAIAQACYGLPERHRESIREASLVANPGCYATACALAVLPLGNLLADVKGPIVFDAKSGVTGAGRAPKEHLHLGELANDVYPYRVGQHQHTPEIEQALGGAVRVLLTTQLLPIPRGILVCAYIPIPPDEAPMVYDRYASFCEREPFVRLLPDGQLPHIKAVNGTNECHLAVRWDERSRLLQVFTAIDNLGKGAAGQAVQNANLMFGWPEREGLNLVPLWM; this is encoded by the coding sequence ATGTCGAACGTGCGGGTCGGGATCGTGGGTCCCACCGGATATGCGGGCATGGAACTGGTGCGCCTCGTCGCGGGACACCCGCGGATGACCCTGGTGTACTTGGCAGGATCGGGCGCTCGCACGGGTCCGCTCGATGCGCATCTGCCTCATCTGCATGTGCTGGCAGACGCCCTGCCGCCCGTCGAGCCCCTGGATGTGCACAAGGCCGCGGACTTGTGCGATCTCGTCTTCGTCGCGCTGCCCTCCGGGGAGTCGGGCCGGGTGGCGTGGGAGATTGCGCAGGCTGGGTTGGATCGAGGCGTCAAGGTCATCGACCTGTCCGGCGATCTCCGGCTTCCGCCGGAGGCGTACGAGGCGTGGTACGGAAGGCCGCCTTTGCCGCGAGAGGCCATCGCGCAAGCTTGCTACGGCTTGCCTGAGCGCCATCGCGAGTCGATTCGCGAGGCGTCGCTCGTGGCGAACCCCGGGTGCTACGCGACGGCCTGCGCCCTCGCGGTCTTGCCTCTGGGGAATCTCCTCGCCGACGTAAAGGGGCCCATCGTGTTCGACGCCAAGTCCGGCGTCACCGGCGCGGGGCGTGCGCCGAAGGAGCATCTTCACCTCGGCGAACTCGCGAACGACGTGTATCCCTATCGGGTGGGCCAGCATCAGCACACGCCCGAGATCGAACAAGCGCTCGGCGGCGCGGTGCGCGTGCTCCTCACGACGCAGCTCTTGCCGATCCCAAGGGGGATTTTGGTGTGCGCCTATATTCCCATCCCGCCGGACGAGGCGCCGATGGTGTATGATCGGTACGCGTCGTTTTGTGAGCGCGAGCCGTTTGTGCGGTTGCTGCCGGACGGCCAGCTGCCGCACATCAAGGCCGTGAACGGGACCAACGAGTGCCACCTGGCCGTGCGCTGGGATGAGCGATCGCGGCTGCTTCAGGTGTTCACGGCCATCGACAACCTCGGAAAGGGCGCGGCGGGGCAGGCCGTCCAAAATGCGAACCTGATGTTTGGCTGGCCTGAGCGAGAAGGTCTGAATCTCGTCCCGCTGTGGATGTGA
- a CDS encoding anthranilate synthase component I family protein: protein MRQSRLSAEMGVDPYYLYLALRDDLGPGRVFLLEAGREDIQSDYQMSLIGMAPLVEVQVRDHVVSVFAHPKLAAHVFSIARSAGVEVSRAPYPWESVVGGDVVHVQAQDPMALLDRIRAALCELLCGPDGESFSAGFLGYVAYDAIRYLERVPMTAEDDRHLPEIRLLWHAAVAQLSGSTVTVFRQDDAPVLRADAKLAQELDEMERRIAAVCREGLAISPVLDEMAEMGVDAPVITYDVPKDVYCRNVEIAIEYIRAGDIFQVVPSTRMQVRGGLPPLAAYDRLRRLNPSPYMFVAEYPGMVLYGASPEVQFRALRGRAEMKPIAGTTRGRGQSPEEDARLVAELKRDVKENAEHVMLVDLCRNDLGRVAKPGTVAVPELMVVERYSHLYHLVSRVTAELRDDVSVFHALLTTFPNGTLSGAPKIRAMEIIDELEPYRRGPYGGFIGMVDAWANANTAIFIRSVVAIGDVQYVQVGAGVVYDSVPEREWDECHFKAGAILDVLTGSRAKPIPVK, encoded by the coding sequence ATGAGACAATCAAGGCTTTCCGCTGAGATGGGCGTCGATCCGTATTATCTTTACCTGGCGCTCCGCGATGACCTCGGTCCTGGGCGAGTCTTTTTGCTGGAGGCCGGGCGCGAAGACATTCAGAGCGATTACCAGATGAGCCTCATTGGAATGGCGCCGCTCGTCGAGGTCCAGGTGCGCGATCACGTCGTCAGCGTGTTCGCTCACCCGAAGCTCGCGGCTCATGTGTTTTCGATCGCGCGGTCGGCCGGTGTCGAGGTCTCGCGTGCGCCGTATCCGTGGGAGAGTGTGGTTGGCGGGGACGTGGTCCACGTGCAGGCCCAAGACCCCATGGCGCTCCTCGACAGGATTCGAGCGGCGCTGTGCGAGTTGCTGTGCGGCCCGGACGGAGAGTCGTTCAGCGCGGGTTTCCTCGGCTACGTGGCGTACGACGCCATTCGCTATCTTGAGCGCGTGCCCATGACGGCCGAGGATGATCGCCATCTTCCCGAAATCCGCCTGCTCTGGCATGCGGCCGTCGCGCAGTTGTCGGGGAGCACGGTCACGGTGTTTCGCCAGGACGACGCGCCGGTGTTGCGGGCGGATGCGAAACTCGCTCAGGAGCTTGACGAGATGGAGAGGCGCATCGCCGCGGTCTGCCGCGAGGGACTTGCGATATCGCCCGTTCTGGACGAGATGGCCGAGATGGGCGTGGACGCTCCCGTCATCACCTACGACGTTCCGAAGGACGTGTACTGCCGGAATGTCGAGATCGCCATCGAGTACATTCGGGCGGGCGACATTTTTCAGGTGGTTCCTTCGACCCGCATGCAGGTGCGCGGCGGCTTGCCTCCGCTTGCAGCGTACGATCGTCTGCGGCGGCTGAACCCGTCCCCGTACATGTTTGTGGCGGAGTACCCTGGCATGGTGCTCTACGGCGCGAGCCCCGAGGTGCAGTTCCGCGCGCTCCGAGGGCGGGCGGAGATGAAGCCCATCGCCGGGACGACGCGGGGCCGCGGACAATCTCCAGAAGAGGACGCTCGCCTCGTGGCGGAGCTGAAGCGGGACGTCAAAGAGAACGCGGAGCACGTGATGCTCGTGGATTTGTGTCGGAACGATCTCGGCCGCGTCGCCAAGCCGGGGACCGTGGCGGTGCCTGAGCTGATGGTGGTGGAGCGCTACTCCCACCTGTATCACCTGGTGTCCCGCGTCACCGCGGAACTCCGCGACGACGTGAGCGTGTTCCACGCGCTGTTGACCACCTTTCCGAACGGGACCTTGTCGGGTGCGCCGAAGATTCGAGCCATGGAGATCATCGACGAGCTCGAACCGTATCGGCGTGGGCCGTACGGAGGATTCATCGGCATGGTCGACGCGTGGGCCAATGCCAACACGGCCATCTTCATTCGGAGTGTCGTCGCCATTGGGGATGTGCAGTACGTGCAGGTGGGCGCGGGCGTGGTGTACGACTCGGTGCCGGAGCGTGAGTGGGACGAGTGCCACTTCAAGGCGGGGGCCATCCTGGACGTGCTGACGGGATCGCGCGCAAAGCCCATTCCGGTGAAGTGA
- a CDS encoding ABC transporter substrate-binding protein, translating to MRAKKIRYATMAASVAMAGIMASGCGTSTASRTGTAPTQQESASTHQPVTITVASWNDAADSLRAEIPGFEKKYPWIKVNVEYVDGTYQKVIPELVAGDAPDIIQVQQRDFQTFLHKFPGDFVDLTPYMSSIKNHIAPVALDVTVQNGHIYAAPWDLGPAALYYRKDLFREAGINPTSIKTWSDYLAAGKKLVAHFHGKVKMLAENTSEPSQGIQTTLMILVNELGGSYVNQNGDIDFLNPQLEKAMSVIQQWGKAGIVADAPTWNDGIAAFANGQVATILSAVWYAGTMMNSAPKQSGLWGIVPLPAFTPGGNNEADTGGSVLAITKDSKNVQAAWDFINYCLYTVPGENVQLKYGLFPSWESYYTAKGTDFDQNFPYFGMPIYKFFASVSKHIPTTNYGGYFEDYSQPLSQAYISVFKGANIEQALQTAETNAARISGQPISNG from the coding sequence ATGCGCGCGAAGAAGATTAGATATGCGACAATGGCTGCATCTGTAGCGATGGCGGGAATCATGGCTTCCGGCTGCGGGACAAGTACCGCATCAAGGACCGGCACTGCGCCGACCCAACAGGAAAGCGCTTCGACTCACCAGCCCGTGACGATTACGGTGGCCTCCTGGAACGATGCTGCAGACTCCTTGAGGGCAGAGATCCCAGGATTCGAAAAAAAATACCCATGGATTAAAGTGAACGTGGAATATGTGGATGGGACGTATCAGAAGGTGATCCCAGAACTTGTTGCCGGAGACGCACCTGATATCATCCAGGTTCAGCAACGAGATTTTCAAACTTTCCTCCATAAGTTTCCGGGAGATTTTGTCGATTTGACTCCGTACATGAGCTCAATCAAAAATCATATAGCTCCTGTCGCGCTGGACGTAACTGTGCAAAACGGTCATATCTACGCTGCTCCGTGGGATCTGGGGCCGGCTGCGTTGTATTACCGAAAGGACCTGTTCCGCGAAGCGGGAATTAATCCAACTTCAATTAAGACCTGGTCTGATTACCTTGCTGCGGGTAAGAAGTTAGTCGCACATTTTCATGGAAAGGTTAAGATGCTAGCTGAGAACACGTCGGAGCCAAGCCAAGGCATTCAGACGACCCTCATGATCTTGGTCAATGAGCTTGGCGGAAGTTATGTGAATCAGAACGGAGATATTGATTTCTTAAACCCTCAACTCGAGAAGGCCATGAGTGTGATTCAGCAGTGGGGTAAGGCAGGGATTGTGGCGGATGCACCTACGTGGAACGACGGTATCGCTGCGTTTGCCAATGGACAGGTTGCCACGATTCTGTCGGCCGTTTGGTATGCCGGCACTATGATGAATAGTGCGCCCAAGCAAAGTGGTTTGTGGGGCATTGTTCCGCTTCCGGCATTCACGCCTGGTGGGAACAATGAAGCTGATACGGGTGGCTCTGTTTTGGCAATTACGAAAGACAGCAAGAATGTTCAGGCGGCCTGGGACTTCATTAATTACTGTTTGTATACCGTCCCGGGAGAGAATGTTCAGTTGAAATACGGTCTGTTCCCTTCGTGGGAGTCGTACTATACGGCTAAGGGTACTGACTTTGATCAGAATTTCCCTTACTTCGGAATGCCGATCTATAAGTTCTTCGCATCCGTATCGAAGCACATTCCGACTACCAACTATGGTGGCTATTTCGAGGATTACTCTCAACCGCTATCACAAGCTTACATTTCGGTATTTAAGGGCGCGAATATCGAACAAGCGCTTCAGACTGCCGAAACGAATGCCGCACGTATCTCTGGTCAACCCATTTCAAATGGATAA
- a CDS encoding carbohydrate ABC transporter permease has product MRESIPVRVLSYVFLVIAVVVSIYPIYWIYVASTLSDGQIFHFPPANWFGGHLLQNVRMLESTMPVWRDLANSIVVSGITTISVVFFSAMVGFAFAKYRFWAKSFLFFVVLITIMIPMQTTLIPLFIIVTKLHWENTYQGLIVPFLVNGFGVFFMRQQMQSFPSELLEASRIDGASEFYTFFRIVMPNMLPSMAALGILTFLQQWGNFIWPLIVINSRNMSTVPLMLEQLDQPGNVIHYGPIFAGAAIGLVPLMIVFVALQRYFISGMYSGSVKG; this is encoded by the coding sequence GTGCGTGAAAGCATCCCTGTCAGAGTTCTTAGTTATGTGTTTTTAGTCATTGCTGTTGTCGTGTCCATTTACCCTATTTATTGGATATACGTCGCATCAACCTTGTCTGATGGTCAGATTTTTCACTTTCCACCTGCTAATTGGTTTGGGGGTCATCTCCTGCAAAATGTGCGTATGCTCGAGTCCACAATGCCTGTGTGGAGGGACCTGGCAAATAGTATTGTAGTCTCAGGTATTACTACGATTAGCGTGGTGTTTTTCTCCGCAATGGTGGGCTTCGCGTTTGCGAAGTACCGTTTTTGGGCGAAATCTTTTCTATTCTTTGTAGTGCTAATCACTATCATGATACCTATGCAAACGACACTCATTCCTCTATTCATTATTGTGACTAAATTACACTGGGAGAATACTTACCAAGGTTTGATAGTTCCCTTTCTTGTAAATGGATTCGGTGTCTTCTTCATGAGGCAGCAAATGCAATCATTCCCCTCCGAATTGCTTGAGGCCTCGAGGATAGACGGGGCCAGCGAGTTTTATACGTTCTTTCGAATTGTAATGCCAAACATGCTGCCCTCTATGGCAGCGTTGGGCATCCTCACATTTCTACAACAATGGGGCAATTTTATCTGGCCGTTGATTGTAATTAATAGCAGAAACATGTCGACCGTTCCGCTTATGCTCGAGCAACTTGACCAACCGGGAAATGTCATACATTACGGTCCAATTTTTGCTGGAGCGGCTATCGGTCTAGTACCACTGATGATAGTCTTTGTTGCTTTGCAGAGATATTTTATATCGGGTATGTACAGTGGTTCTGTAAAGGGATGA